From the Mycobacterium sp. DL592 genome, the window GGTCGCCGGAGGCGCGGTCGTGCCAGTAGGCCTCGCCGCCGTCGACCGAGACCACCGCGAACGGCGGGAGCCCGGCGCTGACCGCCTGGGCCAAGCCCTGCTCGACGCCGCCGGCCATCACCGTCGCAGCATCACTCCACCGGCCGTGCAGTGCGATAACCGGCCGCAGCGGCGCCGTTTGGCCGGGCGGGCGCGCGATCGCCCAGTTGGTCTGGATGCCGCCGCGCGCCGCGGACACGAACGAACCCGTCACCATCGTCGGGGCGGCGACAGCCGGCGACGGCGCCAGCGGCGGGGGAGCAAGCAGCGGTGCGCCGATGCCCGTCATCGAGACGTCGGGACCCACCAGGCGGATTGCCGACTCCAGCACCGTGCCGACCGCAAATGCCCCGGCGGCACCGGCGGCTGCGCCGGCGCCGAGTCGCAGAATCGCCCGCCGGCTCAGCTTCGCCATAACGGTCATCCTGCCATCGGCGCCGTCGAGCGCCGAATTCTGCTTCAGAACGCAACGTTAATG encodes:
- a CDS encoding alpha/beta hydrolase family protein, with translation MTVMAKLSRRAILRLGAGAAAGAAGAFAVGTVLESAIRLVGPDVSMTGIGAPLLAPPPLAPSPAVAAPTMVTGSFVSAARGGIQTNWAIARPPGQTAPLRPVIALHGRWSDAATVMAGGVEQGLAQAVSAGLPPFAVVSVDGGEAYWHDRASGDHVGSMVLDELIPMLSGQGLDTSRVAFLGWSMGGYGALLLGARLGPARTAAITAVSPALWLSSGAAAPGAFDGPGDFAANSVFGLPALASIPIRIDCGTSDPFYAATKQFIAQLPNPPAGGFSPGGHDAGFWSAQLPAELAWMAPLLTA